TAAATTTATCCCTATCTGAATCGTATTTCCCTACTTGTCAGAAAGTAGCATTGTGCTGAAATTTGTCCTGAACAAATCAACACGGTTATGGAATTTAATTTTGAAAACGAATTGAAAGATAAAATTGCCCTGGTAACCGGAGGCAGTAAAGGCGCTGGAAAAGCCATCGCCGATCGCCTTCTAAAAGCAGGCGCAACGGTAATCATTACGGCGAGAAACAAGCCGGAAGAAGAAAATGAAAACACCCATTTCATAGCGGCAGATTTAAGCAAACCGGAAGGAACGCAAAAAGTAGTAGATGAAATACTTCAAAAATTCGGTCGTCTGGATATTTTAATTAACAATTTATGCGGCTCAGAAACACCCGGAGGTGGTTTTGCGGTACTTTCTGATGAAGATTGGGAATCGTCGTTTCAAACCAATCTTTTAGCGCCCGTCCGGTTAGACCGCGGCTTTTTACCCGGAATGATCAGCCAGGGCAATGGGGTTATTATCCACATTGCATCTATTCAGGCTAAATTGCCATTATACGATTCCACTTTGCTTTACGCAGCGGCAAAAGCAGCTTTGGTGAATTATAGCAAAAGCTTATCAAATGAAGTGGCGCCTAAAGGTGTGCGCGTACTCACCGTATCGCCAGGCTGGATCATGACCATCGCATCGGCCAGAATGATGGAGCGTATCGCTGAGAGCTCAGGCGGCAGCGTTGAACAGGCGGCCAGCGGCGTTATGGATGCCCTTGGGGGCATTCCTTTCGGCAGAGCTGCCTGGCCACAGGAAGTTGCAGAACTTGTCGGCTTCCTCGTATCACCCAGGGCTGCCTACCTCACCGGCACTGAATACGTAATCGACGGCGGCACCATTCCCACGCTTTAAGGCAGCATTTACAATCTGATATCAAAACAAAAACACTTTTTTTTATCAACATCAACATTCATAATCATGAAACTTCCAGAAAATATAGCCGGCTTTATTAAGGCGCAAAACGACTTAGACAGCACAGCATTTGCCAATTACTTTACAGCACAAGCAACCGTTTCCGACGAAGGAGCGTCCTATTCGGGTAGAGAGGAAATTAAGCAGTGGATACAAGCGGCGACTGAAAAGTATAACATGCAGTTGACGCCCATTGATTTTACACAAACCGGCTCAAAACGAAAACTTACGGTAGAAGTAAGCGGCAGATTTCCGGCTAGTCCAATCGTGATGAATTATCACCTTGAGCTGGACGGTTCTTCTATCAGTTCGTTGAAGATTACGGATTAAAAGTTTAGTATTCAAATTCGCAGGAATGCTTTGACTCAACCTGTAAACGGCATTCCTGCGAATACTTTTTTAGCTCCAATATTGAAAATATTTATGACCAGAAAATTGCAGTTTAAATTGTCGATTGCAGCTTTTATGGTGCTGTGTTTTTCAACTTTTACATTTGCACAAAAGTTGAATTCCTCTCTTCAAAAAGATCCTTCTCAACGAATTCAAATTGCACCTGAAAGCGTTTTTAAAAGTTTCCGGGAGGCTGGAATGAAACCGGTTAACCATACGTTGACTCCAGCTGAAAAAGAGAAAGTAAATAAAGCTTTTGCGTATTTGACACCACTGCATCAGCGCATTTTGAAACAACATCTGCAAAGCATCAGCTTCATGGATAACATGCCGAACACGGCATTAACCTCACCTGTTGATTCTGTCGACGGATCGAAAATGTTCAACATTACTTTCCGGGCAAGCTTACTGGACGAGAACATTTCGCAATGGGCCACATGGAAAGAAAATACTTGTTTCATTCAGGAAACTGATTCCAGTTATAAGGTGCGCGTCGAAGCAGGCAAGCTGGACGGGATCATTTATGTGCTGTTGCACGAGGCCACACACATTATCGATGTGGTCACAAACATTACCCCGCATCAGAACGAACCAAACGCAGCTGTAAAATCGACCGCGTTTACAAAAGACATCTGGCGTCTGATGAATCTGCCTTCTGATCCATACATCAATTCTCTGCTGGAACAAACCCGTTTCCGGAGCGGAAAACCAGTACCGATCAGCCTGGCGCCTGATGTTTATAGCCGGCTCTCGAAAACGCCGTTTCCTTCTTTATACGCAATGACGGCGTGGTCTGAGGATATCGCCGAGCTTGCAACCATTTATCACCTGACGACCAAGCTAAATCAGCCATTTTATATTGTCGTTATCAAAAACAATGTGGAGCTGGCGCGGTTTGAACCCATGAAAAATGTGCTGGTCAGGCAGCGATTGGATCAACTTTCGACCTTTTACAAGCCATAATTTCACCTGTCGGGAAAAATGTACAAGGAGCATTGCCTTTTATCCATTCTTCCGGGCCGTTTCAACTGCCACCTTTGTAATGTCAAAACGAAACGACAATCTACTAACGGTTAGCAGATTAACTTAAAAATTCAAACTTACTACTCAGATGAAAACCATTGCCTTGACCATCGCATTCCTATTCACTTTTATCCAAAGTCAATTCCTTTTCGCACAAACACGCAAGCCCGCATCACTGGGAAGAGAAGAATACATTGAAGTTGAGAAAAATGTAAAACTGCAGGTGATTGACCTCGGCGAAGGACAGCCCGTTGTCCTCATCCACGGATGGCCGCTGAACAATGAGATGTACGAATATCAATACCAATATCTGGTGGAGAAAGGGTTCAGGGTCATCGGCATTTCCCTCCGCGGTTTTGGAAAATCAGACAGACCTTACGGAAAATATGACTTCGATACTTTCTCCGACGACATCAAAGTGGTTTTGGAAAAATTGAAAATCGAAAACGCAACTCTGGGCGGATTTTCAATGGGAAGTGCGGTAACATTGCACTTTATTACCAAATATAATGGCGCTCATATCAAAAAGTTAGCCGTATTCGGCGCAACCGGCCCGTCATGGAAACAACGTGAAGGCCATCCTTACGGCATCACGGATCAGGGCGCAACGGACCTTATCAAACAAACCAAAACCAATCGGGAGCAACTCGTAGCAGGCTTTGGAAAAGCATTTGAAGGACAGGAAGGCGGACTTTCACCGGAATCCATCAAATGGCTGGAAAGCATTAATCTGAATGCATCACCTTACGCTACTACTCAGGCCATTACAGCATTAGGTGACCTGGATCTTCGTCCTGTGCTTGGGAAAATCAAAATGCCAGTAGCGATATTCCACGGCATAAACGACAAATTGTGTGACTTCGCTCAGGCAGAACAGCTCAACAAAGCCATCAAAGGTTCTTACATTGTAAAATTTGAAAAAGGCGGTCACGGGTTTTTTATTGAAGAGATGGATAAATTCAACTCCGAACTTGAAAAATTTGCAAGAAACTAAATAAATGATTTCACCTGTGAAGCAAATCAAAGCTTCACAGGTTTTTTTATATATTTTGAAACAAAAAGGAATCCTGCAATTTAAAAAGCGTTTACAGCCATGAGTACAACCATTTTCGACAACAATTTAAAGATACTTGGATTGCTGCATGTAAGCCAGCAGCAAATGGACTTGATCAATGGGCCTGCTTATAAGGAATATATCAAGATTCTGTATCTGCCCGCTGGCTACAAACTGAGAGTGGATTTTGCCTCTTACGACACACAGCGACCCACATTGTTTTTTGTCAGTCCTAATCAATTTCTTGAATTAGAAACAACTGGTGAGCAAAGCGGTTATTTCATTTTCTACAACCGCGATTTTTACTGTATTCAGATTCATGATCAGGAAGTTGCTTGTGATGGGCTGTTGTTTAATAACATCCGGAATATGCCTAAAGTGGAGCTTTCGGAAACTGAAAACACTTTCCTCGGAGGCCTATTCATGGAAATGATACAGGAATTCAATCTCAATGACAGTTCCCTGGAAGAAATGGTCAGGACGTATCTCAAACAATTGCTCATTCGCGCGACACGCTCATGGAAAAGGCAACATTTGACCAATGATGTGACTGATCAGCAAAGTGACCTGGAATTTTTTCGCAAATTTACCCGACTCGTGGAAGAGCATTATAAATACAAACACGCCGTCGCCGATTACGCGGATTTTCTATGCATGGCACCGAAAACGATCACACACAAATTCAACCGCATGCGACTGCCGCAGCCTAATGAGGTGATTAAAAACCGCATTATCCTGGAAGCGAAACGCCTGTTAGTTCATACTTCGTTAACAGCAAAAGAAATTGCCTACGAACTCGGTTATAATGACCCAGCATATTTTAGTAGGCTGTTTCAGACGAAAACTGGTGAATCTCCATCGGGTTTCCGGGCTAACTTTTCGAGTTCGTTTTAAACTTCTTCGTCTTGCAGCGCGAACTCTGGATCCTTGTGATGTACTCCAATGATCCGTTCCCTGTGTTTCATCCCGAAAACTCTCAGGGACTCAATGACCTCATCAAGGCAGCTGCTGTATTCGGTGAGTTCATAAATGACTGACACCGGTACAGTGTTGAACACTTCACGCTTCACGAATTCATTTTGCTCCAACTCCCTCAGTTCTTTAGACAATACCCTCGGTGTGATGTCTTTCAATGCACGCTGTATCTCCTTGAACCGTTTGGGTCCCTCTGACAGTGCCACAATTAGCGGCAATTTCCATTTTCCGTTCAATACGTACAGTGCGTCCCGAACTGCTCCAATACTTTGATTGCATGTTTCGATGGTGTGAATCGGTTTTTTCATTCCCATTTGTTGGTCTATGATATACAAAAGGATACCGGTATCCTTTTGTATACTGATATATTTTACATAGTAAATGTATCTAATTTTGACCTGCCAAGCAAGTACCTCTAGGGGCAGAAAAGTCGATCAACCACTGAGAAACCAGAGGGTTGAGTGGTTAACGTTTAAAAATCGTAAAACTGCTGAAAACGCTTTCAAACAGGGGGTACGAGCAAAGATAAGTTAAATGAAATAACTAATTTTTTAAAACATGTCAAAGATCAATTGGAGTGTAGATGCATTACATTCAGAAGTGCAGTTTAAGGTAAAACACCTTGTTATTTCAACGGTGACGGGGTCATTCAAGTCGTTCAGCGGCAGCGCTGTTACAGAAGGAGATCAGTTTGAAAATGCTCAGATCGCATTTACGATTGATGTCAACAGTGTTGATACAGGCCAGCCGGGACGAGATGAGCATTTGAAAAACACAGACTTTTTTGAAGTTGAAACTTATCCTCAGTTTACATTTGCCTCCACCTCTTTTACCAAAATAAAAGGAGATTTATTTAAGTTAATCGGTAACCTGACCATCAAAGGCGTAACCAAAGAGATTGAATTAGAAGCCGAGTATGGCGGAACCCAAAGGGATCCATGGGGCAATACAAAAGTTGGATTTGAGGTGAACGGAACCATTGACCGGAAGGACTTCAATGTAACCTTTAACTCACTGACTGAAACCGGCGGATTAGCACTGGGTGAAAAAATCAAAATTGTTGCAAACATTCAACTTGCAAAAGAGGCGTAGTACAGTGAGTAAGGCGTATCGTCATTTGAGCGGTACGCTATTATCTTTTGTAGCAAATTGCTTTTAGGGGCTATTACAAAGCCAGTACTAAAGGTTATGATGTTTTAGCCAGGACTTTATTTGAGAGGATAGATAATTACCTGATCACTTTCAACTAAAATCATCCTCCCTAAAATATTAGGATGAAAGTGATGCCAAGTTAACTAAACATCTAATTCAAATTTTTTAGAATCCGTGCTTTTTTATCTAGCAATGATGATTTTATGTGTGGATAGTGTCCCATAATCGCAGACAGTTTGAAATTAGAGAATATCACTTAATTTTAGACTGATGAAAAAGACCAAATTCACCGAAACGCAGATCGTTTCGATCCTTAAACAACAGGAAGCGGGTATCCCAACTAAGGAGATTTGTCGACAGCATGGCATTTCCGAAGCTACTTTTTACAATTGGAAAAGCCGGTATGGTGGGATGGAAGCCTCTGACGTCAAACGCCTGAAAGATCTGGAAGAAGAGAACTCTCGCTTGAAGAAGATGTTTGCCGACCTAAGCCTAGACAATCAAATCCTGAAAGAATTTTTCGCAAAAAAGGGCTGGGCTCTGCCACAAAAAGGGAATTGACGGAAGAGATTGTTAAGGAATACAATATCGCTGTGAGCAGAGCCTGTAAAATCGTTGACCTTGTTCGTTCTCAATACTATTACAGCAGTAAAAAGGATGATTCTGAGGTGATTGAGTCGCTTCAAGACTTAGCCTTCAAACCGCATCGGCGGTCCGAATCCCTCATATGGCTTCAGGAAGCTCTTTGCCTACCTGCGTAGATCTGGTAAGCCGTGGAATCATAAGCGAGTCCGCCGCATTTATCAAGTTTTGAAGCAGAGTAAGCGGCGAAAGGGGAAGCGGCGATTACCTGACCGCATTAAACAACCGCTGGTTCAGCCTGCGCAGGTGAATGATACCTGGAGCGTTGACTTCATGAGTGACAGCATGGTGGGCAATCGTAAATTCCGGACGTTCAATGTAATCGACGATGGTTCTAGGGAAGCCTTGGCCATCGAAGTTGATACCTCGCTATCCTCAAAGAGAATTACCAGGGTTCTGGAAAGGATCGGGCTGAGCAAAGGCTTTCCAAAAGCCATTAGGTCGGACAACGGACCGCGCGGCGGCCGCCAGAATTCACATCTAAGGATTTCGCAATTTGGTGTGCAGCTAGGAATATCGAAACTCGGTTTATCCAACCAGGAAAACCCACGCAGAACGGGTTCATTGAACGGTTTAATCGGCTTTACAGAGAAGCAATATTGGACGCCTATTTATTTTTCGACCTTGACCAGGTCAGACAATTAACAGCGGAGTGGATCGAAGAGTACAACCAGCGAAGACCTCATGAAGGACTCGGTAATATGACGCCCTTTGAATGGAAGAACTTGCTGCTGAAAAAAGAAATACAACAACAATTGGCTGTCTGAAAAACGGGGTACATACAGAAGAAATCTTCAAATTGGGAGACGAGGGAGAAACCGAGCAAGATATTTTTGATGAAGATTACCTCGCTAAGATTGACAAAATCAAGCTTCCGAATACCAAAATAAAATTACTCCAGCAGCTGCTTGCGAAGGTCATTGAGGAAATCAAAAAGGTAAATAAGGTAAAAGGCGTTGACTTCACCAGAAAGATGCAATCTCTGATTGATCGCTATAATCAGCGAGACGAAAATGATGTATTGCGGAGTGAGGTATATGAAGAAATGGCGGAAGCGCTGACAAACCTGATCTGGGAAGCACACAAAGAATTTTCTGCAGGCGATGAGCTAGGCATCGACTTCGAAGAAAAAGCCTTTTACGATATCTTAAAGGAGCTCTGTGTAAAATACGATTTTCGATATCCGGATGAAAAAATGGTTGATCTGGCAAAGGCTGTGAAGGAACTGGTAGATGGACAAGCTAAATTCCCGGATTGGAACAAAAGGGATGACATAAAATCGGCTTTGAAGGTCGGATTGATTCTGTTGCTGGACGAGTTCGGTTACCCGCCTGTTGAAAGGGACGAGGTTTATGTGGAGATTTTCGAGCAGGCTGAGAATTTTAAGAAGAATAGGGCGTAGGAGTAGTTTGGGTAATTTAGAATTAGTAAGTAGAGATTTTTCACTGATTCCGATTTAGCACACTAATAATCAATTTCTTTACCGTATCCATCTCATCTGGCTTACTGGCAGCGGCAAAAAGCGTCAAACTTGCAAGCGCCTCATTGCTAATGAGCAGATTTCCGTCTTTTGATTTTAACAAATCATTCACTTCCAGAAAAAGTAAAAAACAGGCCGCTGCGATTCGCTTATTGCCGTCCACAAAGGAATGATTCTTAATGATCAGATATAGTAGGGTGGCCGCCTTTTCTTCGATGGAAGGATAAAAGTCAATATCGTCGAAACCTTTGGTTATTTGGGCAATGGATCCTTTGAAACTGTCATCTTTTTCTTTTCCGAATACAGATGAATCGGAATCGCTTCTCATGGCTTCGATCACATTTTGATAGTCTGGCAATTTCGGGTATTTTGCCGGATGCGTGTTTCTGCCTTTCTGATCAAGATTTTCATGATCATAGTCATCTAACAGTTCAAGACCTTTTGCAAATTGGTCAAGCCATTCGACATCGGTGTCTCCAATTTTCGTTTCAATGGCTCTGCTTAGGATACGAATTCCATCTTTCAGTGTTTGGACCTGCTGTTGTTTTTGGGCTAACCGCTTCTCGTTGATGGCGTAGCCCTGTATTAGATAGTCTTTTAGTCGCTGCGTCGCCCAAATCCGGAAACTCGTAGCTTTATTAGAATTTACCCTGTAACCGACTGACAGGATCATGTCCAGGTTATAAACGTCCACTTG
This portion of the Dyadobacter sp. CECT 9275 genome encodes:
- a CDS encoding SDR family oxidoreductase produces the protein MEFNFENELKDKIALVTGGSKGAGKAIADRLLKAGATVIITARNKPEEENENTHFIAADLSKPEGTQKVVDEILQKFGRLDILINNLCGSETPGGGFAVLSDEDWESSFQTNLLAPVRLDRGFLPGMISQGNGVIIHIASIQAKLPLYDSTLLYAAAKAALVNYSKSLSNEVAPKGVRVLTVSPGWIMTIASARMMERIAESSGGSVEQAASGVMDALGGIPFGRAAWPQEVAELVGFLVSPRAAYLTGTEYVIDGGTIPTL
- a CDS encoding nuclear transport factor 2 family protein, encoding MKLPENIAGFIKAQNDLDSTAFANYFTAQATVSDEGASYSGREEIKQWIQAATEKYNMQLTPIDFTQTGSKRKLTVEVSGRFPASPIVMNYHLELDGSSISSLKITD
- a CDS encoding alpha/beta fold hydrolase: MKTIALTIAFLFTFIQSQFLFAQTRKPASLGREEYIEVEKNVKLQVIDLGEGQPVVLIHGWPLNNEMYEYQYQYLVEKGFRVIGISLRGFGKSDRPYGKYDFDTFSDDIKVVLEKLKIENATLGGFSMGSAVTLHFITKYNGAHIKKLAVFGATGPSWKQREGHPYGITDQGATDLIKQTKTNREQLVAGFGKAFEGQEGGLSPESIKWLESINLNASPYATTQAITALGDLDLRPVLGKIKMPVAIFHGINDKLCDFAQAEQLNKAIKGSYIVKFEKGGHGFFIEEMDKFNSELEKFARN
- a CDS encoding helix-turn-helix domain-containing protein, with product MSTTIFDNNLKILGLLHVSQQQMDLINGPAYKEYIKILYLPAGYKLRVDFASYDTQRPTLFFVSPNQFLELETTGEQSGYFIFYNRDFYCIQIHDQEVACDGLLFNNIRNMPKVELSETENTFLGGLFMEMIQEFNLNDSSLEEMVRTYLKQLLIRATRSWKRQHLTNDVTDQQSDLEFFRKFTRLVEEHYKYKHAVADYADFLCMAPKTITHKFNRMRLPQPNEVIKNRIILEAKRLLVHTSLTAKEIAYELGYNDPAYFSRLFQTKTGESPSGFRANFSSSF
- a CDS encoding winged helix-turn-helix transcriptional regulator, which translates into the protein MYIIDQQMGMKKPIHTIETCNQSIGAVRDALYVLNGKWKLPLIVALSEGPKRFKEIQRALKDITPRVLSKELRELEQNEFVKREVFNTVPVSVIYELTEYSSCLDEVIESLRVFGMKHRERIIGVHHKDPEFALQDEEV
- a CDS encoding YceI family protein codes for the protein MSKINWSVDALHSEVQFKVKHLVISTVTGSFKSFSGSAVTEGDQFENAQIAFTIDVNSVDTGQPGRDEHLKNTDFFEVETYPQFTFASTSFTKIKGDLFKLIGNLTIKGVTKEIELEAEYGGTQRDPWGNTKVGFEVNGTIDRKDFNVTFNSLTETGGLALGEKIKIVANIQLAKEA
- a CDS encoding type I restriction enzyme endonuclease domain-containing protein — protein: MEELAAEKRNTTTIGCLKNGVHTEEIFKLGDEGETEQDIFDEDYLAKIDKIKLPNTKIKLLQQLLAKVIEEIKKVNKVKGVDFTRKMQSLIDRYNQRDENDVLRSEVYEEMAEALTNLIWEAHKEFSAGDELGIDFEEKAFYDILKELCVKYDFRYPDEKMVDLAKAVKELVDGQAKFPDWNKRDDIKSALKVGLILLLDEFGYPPVERDEVYVEIFEQAENFKKNRA
- the rhuM gene encoding virulence protein RhuM/Fic/DOC family protein, which translates into the protein MENQIEIYQSNNGQSHIEVIVRDETIWLSQKQIASLFGTEVPAINKHVKNILNDGELKSEATISKMEIVQTEGKRQVVRQVDVYNLDMILSVGYRVNSNKATSFRIWATQRLKDYLIQGYAINEKRLAQKQQQVQTLKDGIRILSRAIETKIGDTDVEWLDQFAKGLELLDDYDHENLDQKGRNTHPAKYPKLPDYQNVIEAMRSDSDSSVFGKEKDDSFKGSIAQITKGFDDIDFYPSIEEKAATLLYLIIKNHSFVDGNKRIAAACFLLFLEVNDLLKSKDGNLLISNEALASLTLFAAASKPDEMDTVKKLIISVLNRNQ